The following are encoded together in the Terriglobia bacterium genome:
- a CDS encoding prolyl oligopeptidase family serine peptidase has translation MLRWLLVLLAVPAFAESPLPETVHFPSADGNTRLVGYLFRPQGHKPAPMPAIVMLHGRAGPYSSLAKGHYNAATLSKRHKAWGEHWASRGYIALLVDSFGPRGYAKGFPKGSYEDRPAEVSEQTVRPLDAYGALRYLRGRKDVQPDRIGVQGWSNGGMTVLVTISRRAPGIKEPSRDTGFRAALAEYPGCGMDAVKGNYRNYAPLLLMVASADEEVSPRLCEELAEKARKSGADLELVVYDGAEHNFDDPGKTKQSKRANHKATEDALRRATRFFDNQLRR, from the coding sequence ATGCTGAGATGGCTGCTTGTATTGTTGGCGGTGCCTGCTTTCGCTGAATCACCGCTTCCCGAAACCGTTCATTTTCCCAGCGCAGATGGGAATACGCGTCTGGTCGGCTACCTCTTTAGGCCCCAGGGCCACAAGCCTGCTCCCATGCCCGCGATCGTGATGCTGCATGGCCGCGCCGGTCCTTATTCGTCGCTGGCCAAAGGCCATTACAACGCGGCAACTCTCTCCAAGCGGCACAAGGCTTGGGGAGAGCACTGGGCATCGCGCGGCTATATCGCGTTGCTGGTGGATAGTTTTGGCCCTAGAGGCTACGCCAAGGGATTTCCCAAGGGCAGTTATGAGGACCGCCCCGCTGAAGTGAGCGAGCAAACCGTGCGGCCGCTGGACGCCTACGGGGCCCTGCGCTACTTGCGCGGACGAAAAGACGTACAGCCAGACCGCATCGGCGTGCAGGGCTGGTCGAACGGCGGGATGACCGTGCTGGTCACCATCAGCCGGCGGGCCCCGGGAATCAAGGAACCTTCGCGCGATACCGGCTTCCGCGCTGCGCTGGCTGAATATCCCGGTTGCGGCATGGACGCGGTAAAGGGCAACTACCGGAACTACGCGCCATTGTTGCTCATGGTAGCTTCGGCGGATGAGGAAGTTTCCCCCAGGCTCTGCGAGGAACTTGCCGAGAAGGCCAGAAAATCCGGCGCTGACCTGGAATTGGTTGTCTACGATGGAGCGGAACACAATTTCGACGATCCGGGCAAAACCAAGCAGTCAAAGCGCGCCAACCACAAAGCCACGGAAGACGCCCTTAGACGGGCCACACGTTTTTTTGACAATCAGTTGCGACGCTAG
- the ispF gene encoding 2-C-methyl-D-erythritol 2,4-cyclodiphosphate synthase codes for MRIGYGWDSHEFRAGIPLRIGGVELPHTHGLSGHSDGDVLLHAITDALLGAVAAGDIGSYFPPTDPKWKGADSAIFLAEALKQVRKAGYTIANVDSTLVMAAPKIVPYAKKIQARVAELLGVKPEQVGIKAKTPEGLNLEHAALAHVVVLLMETRRTLRRTRSKKSPGKKR; via the coding sequence GTGAGAATAGGTTACGGGTGGGATTCTCACGAGTTCAGAGCGGGAATTCCTCTGCGCATCGGCGGTGTTGAATTGCCGCATACACACGGCCTGTCCGGTCACTCCGACGGCGACGTCCTGCTTCACGCCATCACCGACGCGCTTCTGGGCGCCGTTGCGGCTGGCGACATCGGCAGCTACTTTCCTCCAACCGATCCCAAGTGGAAAGGCGCCGATTCGGCGATTTTTTTGGCTGAAGCCCTCAAGCAAGTCCGCAAAGCCGGATACACCATCGCTAACGTGGATTCCACGCTGGTCATGGCCGCGCCGAAGATTGTCCCGTATGCCAAAAAGATTCAGGCGCGCGTTGCCGAGCTGCTAGGAGTAAAGCCGGAGCAGGTCGGCATCAAGGCCAAGACACCGGAAGGCCTCAATCTGGAACACGCGGCGCTGGCGCACGTGGTGGTGTTGCTGATGGAAACTCGGCGCACGCTGCGACGCACGCGCAGCAAAAAATCTCCGGGCAAGAAGCGGTGA